In a genomic window of Pseudomonas mohnii:
- a CDS encoding iron-containing redox enzyme family protein encodes MTVFTLLSGTSSTLTDSSHEQCRDLYGVLYSNAPDAGSRGETFLRQQLARAAELPCDLPETPEQLSAWAELHCAEVARDYARYIEERQQGGARRYFQNKAHALYFLQRVAPTKEVDGAWLEGVVDCWQDQRFDGLLTTYLEELGSGDPRQNHVVIYRQLLADHDAQDQQGLDDQYFLQGAIQLALGRCGAAFMPEVIGYNLGYEQLPLHLLISAYELRELGIDPYYFTLHVTIDNVSSGHARKAIQALLDLMPVDEGRDEFYRRVALGYRLNDLGTGSTAVIQGFDLHREVLAMLERKRSFGQHMHSDYCRIEGKTVNEWLSAPGQVEDFLGALERKGWIKRHCPPQESRFWNLIEGSTAAMFGVFSGYEKQLLRDWMAGDWQDPKSQPSPRRKHDENHADAGWADDPELKALQDSLSEQSPRQQLESLIPWLSAQRHCRPAGLYATRRFIELRTRLR; translated from the coding sequence ATGACCGTGTTCACACTTTTGTCCGGCACGTCCTCGACACTGACTGATTCAAGTCATGAACAGTGCCGCGACCTCTACGGCGTGTTGTACAGCAATGCTCCCGATGCCGGATCAAGGGGGGAAACCTTCCTGCGCCAACAACTGGCCCGCGCCGCTGAGCTGCCATGTGACTTGCCCGAAACGCCGGAGCAATTGTCGGCATGGGCCGAACTGCATTGTGCCGAGGTGGCACGCGACTATGCCCGGTACATCGAGGAGCGCCAGCAGGGCGGCGCACGGCGTTATTTTCAGAACAAGGCTCACGCGCTGTATTTCCTGCAACGGGTCGCGCCGACCAAAGAGGTCGATGGCGCCTGGCTGGAGGGGGTGGTGGATTGCTGGCAGGACCAACGGTTCGACGGTCTGCTGACCACCTACCTCGAGGAACTCGGCAGTGGCGACCCCCGGCAGAACCATGTGGTGATTTACCGCCAGTTACTGGCCGACCATGACGCGCAGGATCAGCAAGGGCTGGATGACCAGTACTTTCTGCAAGGCGCGATTCAACTGGCGCTGGGACGCTGCGGCGCGGCGTTCATGCCGGAGGTGATCGGCTACAACCTCGGTTACGAGCAACTGCCGTTGCACCTGTTGATCAGCGCCTATGAACTGCGTGAGCTGGGCATTGATCCGTATTATTTCACCCTGCATGTGACCATCGACAACGTCAGCAGCGGACATGCACGCAAGGCCATCCAGGCGCTGCTGGACTTGATGCCTGTTGACGAGGGGCGGGACGAGTTCTATCGCCGCGTGGCACTGGGTTATCGCCTCAACGATCTGGGAACAGGCTCGACGGCGGTGATACAGGGCTTCGATTTGCATCGCGAAGTGCTCGCCATGCTCGAGCGCAAACGCAGCTTCGGTCAGCACATGCATTCCGACTACTGCCGGATCGAGGGCAAGACCGTGAACGAGTGGCTGTCGGCGCCCGGGCAGGTGGAGGACTTTCTCGGCGCACTGGAGCGCAAGGGTTGGATCAAGCGCCATTGTCCACCACAGGAAAGTCGCTTCTGGAATTTGATCGAAGGCAGCACCGCCGCCATGTTCGGCGTGTTCAGTGGTTACGAGAAGCAGCTGCTGCGCGACTGGATGGCCGGTGACTGGCAAGACCCGAAAAGTCAGCCATCACCGCGTCGCAAGCACGACGAGAACCACGCCGACGCCGGGTGGGCGGATGATCCGGAACTCAAGGCATTGCAGGACTCTCTGAGCGAGCAATCGCCACGGCAACAGCTTGAGTCGTTGATTCCGTGGCTGTCGGCACAGCGTCATTGCCGTCCGGCCGGGCTCTACGCCACCCGACGCTTCATTGAATTGCGTACCCGTCTGCGCTGA